Proteins encoded within one genomic window of Bdellovibrionota bacterium:
- a CDS encoding glycosyl hydrolase: MKLLIGTRKGAFFLRGDKSRRKWRLSDPLFLGNIVHHVVCDPRDRNTILLAARTGHLGPTVFRSTNGGKNWKEATRPPSFPKAAEGEKGLVLDHVFWLTPGHASEKGVWYAGSSPQGLFRSEDHGDTWESVKGFNEHPMRNRWTGSGQDGTPDGPKMHSILIDPRNPEHMYLGMSSGGVFESMDRGETWNPLNQGCEAIFLPDPNPEFGHDPHCMRLHPLMPDRLYQQNHCGIYRLDRGEGKWTRIGNAMPKKVGDIGFPLVIHPRDPETVWVFPMDGTTVWPRTSPDGRPAAYVTRNGGKIWKRQDKGLPRRQAWWTVKRQAMAADRKDPVGLYLGTTSGEIWGSRNEGETWSSLARHLPHIYSVEVADA; this comes from the coding sequence ATGAAACTACTGATCGGAACCCGTAAAGGGGCATTTTTTCTTCGAGGGGACAAGAGCCGGAGGAAATGGAGACTCTCCGACCCTCTTTTTCTAGGGAATATCGTCCATCATGTCGTATGCGATCCAAGGGATCGAAACACGATCCTTCTAGCGGCTCGTACCGGGCACTTGGGTCCGACGGTGTTTCGTTCCACAAACGGGGGAAAGAATTGGAAGGAAGCAACTCGCCCGCCCTCCTTCCCGAAGGCAGCTGAAGGAGAAAAAGGGCTTGTCTTGGACCATGTCTTTTGGCTCACCCCCGGCCACGCAAGCGAAAAAGGGGTCTGGTATGCCGGGTCGTCCCCCCAAGGACTCTTCAGGTCCGAAGATCACGGAGACACATGGGAGAGCGTGAAAGGATTCAACGAGCACCCGATGCGGAACCGTTGGACCGGGAGTGGTCAGGATGGAACTCCGGATGGACCCAAGATGCATTCCATTCTGATCGATCCGAGGAATCCGGAACATATGTACTTAGGCATGTCGAGCGGCGGCGTATTCGAGAGCATGGATCGCGGAGAAACCTGGAATCCGCTCAATCAGGGATGTGAAGCGATCTTTCTGCCCGATCCAAATCCCGAATTCGGTCACGACCCCCACTGCATGCGGCTTCACCCCCTCATGCCGGATCGACTGTACCAACAGAACCACTGCGGAATCTACCGATTGGATCGCGGCGAGGGAAAATGGACCCGCATCGGAAACGCGATGCCGAAAAAAGTGGGAGACATCGGATTTCCCCTCGTGATTCATCCCCGCGATCCGGAAACGGTGTGGGTCTTCCCGATGGATGGCACGACGGTTTGGCCGCGAACCAGCCCGGACGGAAGGCCCGCGGCTTACGTCACGCGAAACGGCGGAAAGATTTGGAAACGCCAGGACAAAGGTCTTCCCAGAAGGCAAGCGTGGTGGACCGTAAAGCGCCAGGCCATGGCTGCAGATCGGAAGGATCCTGTTGGGCTCTATCTTGGAACCACGTCCGGAGAAATCTGGGGGAGCCGAAATGAAGGGGAGACCTGGAGTTCATTGGCCCGGCACCTTCCTCACATTTATTCCGTGGAAGTCGCCGACGCCTGA
- a CDS encoding MoaD/ThiS family protein, which produces MKIFIPSPLQSYTNGKGEVSAEGGTVDEALANLDRRLPGIRFRMIDEQGGIRPHIKIFVNREQIHALSFALDSSDEVQILCALSGG; this is translated from the coding sequence ATGAAGATCTTCATTCCTTCGCCGCTACAGTCGTACACAAACGGCAAGGGAGAAGTGTCGGCGGAGGGCGGGACAGTCGATGAAGCGTTGGCGAATCTCGACCGCCGGCTCCCCGGTATTCGATTCCGAATGATCGACGAGCAAGGCGGAATTCGCCCTCACATCAAGATTTTTGTAAATCGAGAACAAATTCACGCTTTGTCTTTCGCCCTTGATTCGAGTGACGAGGTGCAAATCCTCTGCGCGCTGAGCGGAGGGTAG
- a CDS encoding metalloregulator ArsR/SmtB family transcription factor codes for MPTTRRGSSGLYELHADMCKVFSNEMRLRILHALRGSEKSVADIAEVLKVPLGTVSPHLLMMKRRHVLVSRKAGTQVFYRIANPKILDAFDLIQRILCERMEEEAAMARRGRP; via the coding sequence ATGCCGACAACACGTCGCGGATCGTCGGGCCTCTATGAACTCCATGCCGATATGTGCAAGGTGTTCTCGAACGAAATGCGCCTTAGAATCCTGCATGCCTTACGGGGGTCTGAGAAGAGCGTGGCCGATATTGCGGAGGTTCTGAAGGTACCTCTCGGTACCGTCTCCCCTCACCTTCTCATGATGAAGCGTCGGCACGTCCTGGTCTCGCGGAAGGCAGGGACTCAGGTGTTCTACCGGATCGCGAACCCCAAAATTCTCGACGCCTTCGATCTGATCCAGAGGATTCTCTGCGAACGGATGGAAGAAGAAGCGGCCATGGCGCGGCGGGGGCGTCCATGA
- a CDS encoding MMPL family transporter, producing MKKRSLVEFSVDHPKLVVLLTAAVSLVALSQFPKLKTDTNPKHMLPATSDVRVWNDEVDRTFTLYEDMIVLGIVNKKGILNLDTLGKISRLTDEILKIEGVAARDVNSFPTITNVTAEDSLLNVAPLMTEIPKNSAEIVPLRKALLENPLFVDRILSKDEKTTAIYIPLEKGANGKEIADRIREIAKREGDPEQYFVAGDPVARDTFGAEMFKLMALFAPIAGLVMLAVRFWMFGDLFLSVALMMDAMISILWSMGLLVALGFPIHIMSSMAPVFLMAIATDSIHIFNEFYFRFRERKDKKTAILETMQAVGRPVRYTALATAAGFGILLFMQIIPVRVFGGLVAFGTVALRVLSFSFIPAMFTFVKEKTIEKASQGEEIASSRTSRFLSQLGGFGVHRPWSVVLAGLALVVVAVIGTSKITVNNNMVNWFKKGSEVRQADEVLNQALGGTSSGYIVALSDADDFIKTPQAMKSIEGLQRHLERLPVVGKTVSVADYVKRINKVLHNDDPKYDVVPDSKETIAQYLFLFSMSAKPSDLNNVVDYPFRKANIWLQLKTWDAQAMRDVIRAVEQFKGGSPTPLEFKPAGIAYFNLVWNDEVLHDMLKGFLLALVVVFVILAVYFRSIRWAVVGYIPLLFTILLI from the coding sequence ATGAAGAAACGCTCTCTCGTCGAATTCTCCGTCGATCACCCCAAACTTGTCGTTCTTTTGACGGCCGCCGTTTCCCTTGTGGCCTTAAGCCAATTTCCCAAATTGAAGACGGACACGAATCCCAAACACATGCTTCCCGCCACATCCGATGTCCGGGTCTGGAACGACGAGGTGGATCGAACCTTCACTCTCTACGAAGACATGATCGTTCTGGGAATCGTAAACAAGAAAGGAATCCTCAACCTCGACACCCTCGGCAAGATCTCCAGACTCACGGACGAAATCCTGAAGATCGAGGGCGTGGCCGCAAGGGACGTGAACAGTTTCCCAACGATCACAAACGTCACGGCGGAGGACAGCCTTCTCAACGTAGCGCCGTTGATGACGGAAATCCCGAAGAACAGCGCCGAAATCGTTCCCCTTCGCAAAGCGCTCCTGGAGAACCCGCTCTTTGTCGACCGGATTCTATCGAAGGACGAGAAGACAACCGCGATCTACATCCCCCTGGAAAAGGGGGCGAACGGGAAGGAAATCGCGGACAGGATCCGAGAGATTGCGAAACGAGAGGGAGACCCGGAACAGTATTTCGTCGCCGGAGATCCGGTCGCCCGGGACACATTCGGCGCGGAAATGTTCAAGCTTATGGCCCTCTTCGCCCCGATCGCGGGGCTCGTCATGCTCGCGGTGAGATTCTGGATGTTTGGGGATCTCTTTCTTTCCGTCGCGCTCATGATGGACGCCATGATCAGCATTCTCTGGAGCATGGGGCTTTTGGTCGCCCTTGGATTTCCGATCCACATCATGAGTTCCATGGCCCCCGTATTTCTCATGGCGATTGCCACCGACAGCATCCACATTTTCAACGAGTTCTATTTCCGTTTCCGGGAACGGAAGGACAAGAAGACAGCCATCCTGGAGACGATGCAGGCGGTCGGACGCCCCGTCCGTTATACGGCGCTCGCTACGGCGGCCGGTTTCGGCATCCTTCTCTTCATGCAAATCATCCCGGTCCGCGTTTTCGGAGGACTGGTGGCTTTCGGCACCGTGGCGCTCCGGGTCTTGAGCTTCAGCTTTATTCCCGCCATGTTCACGTTCGTCAAAGAGAAAACGATCGAGAAAGCTTCTCAAGGAGAGGAGATCGCATCGAGCCGGACATCCCGATTCTTGAGCCAGCTCGGCGGTTTCGGCGTGCACAGGCCGTGGAGCGTTGTTCTTGCGGGACTGGCGCTCGTCGTCGTAGCCGTGATCGGGACATCCAAGATCACGGTCAACAATAACATGGTGAATTGGTTCAAGAAGGGAAGCGAGGTTCGCCAAGCCGATGAGGTGCTCAACCAGGCTCTGGGTGGCACCTCTTCTGGATACATCGTCGCCCTTTCGGATGCGGATGATTTCATCAAAACCCCCCAGGCCATGAAGTCGATCGAAGGCCTTCAGAGGCACCTGGAAAGACTTCCGGTGGTCGGGAAAACGGTGTCGGTAGCCGATTACGTAAAGAGGATCAATAAGGTTCTCCACAACGACGATCCAAAGTACGATGTCGTCCCCGACTCGAAGGAAACGATCGCTCAGTACCTTTTCTTATTTTCGATGTCGGCCAAACCGTCGGATCTCAACAATGTCGTCGATTACCCGTTCCGGAAGGCGAACATTTGGCTGCAGCTCAAAACATGGGATGCGCAGGCGATGCGGGACGTCATCCGGGCTGTAGAGCAATTCAAGGGGGGATCCCCGACACCGCTGGAATTCAAACCCGCCGGCATCGCCTATTTCAACCTCGTCTGGAACGACGAGGTCCTCCACGACATGCTCAAAGGGTTTCTCCTGGCGCTTGTCGTGGTCTTCGTCATTCTCGCCGTCTACTTCCGCTCGATCCGGTGGGCGGTCGTCGGCTATATCCCTCTCCTTTTCACCATCCTGCTGATT